A window of Pectobacterium carotovorum genomic DNA:
TGGTGTCCGGCGACGGGCGGCAATATGTCCGTGCGCCTTGATGAAGCGCAGTGCCTGATTACCGAATCGGGTAAAGATAAAGGCAGTCTTCAGGCAGAGGATTTCCTGCTGGTAGAGATTGCCACTAACCATGTGCCGAGCGGGCGTACGCCGTCGGCGGAAACGGGGCTGCATACGCTGCTGTATCGCCGTGAGCCGACTATCGGCGCGGTGCTGCACACGCACTCGGTGAACGCGACGGTGCTGTCTCGGGTAGAGAAGGGCGCTGAACTGGTGCTGCACGGTTACGAAATGCAAAAGTCGTTGGCCGGGCAGAGTACTCATTTGGATCGCGTGGCGATCCCCATTTTCGATAACGATCAGGATATTCCGGCGCTGGCGCAGCGGGTGACCGAGTACGCCAGCCACACATCGCTACGCTATGGCTTTCTGGTGCGCGGCCACGGCCTTTACTGCTGGGGCGCGACGGTGAAAGAAGCACGTCGGCATCTGGAAGGACTAGAGTTCCTGTTCCAATGTGAATTGCAGCGTCGACTGCTGGAGGCGAAAGCATGATTAACGCGATCGTGACCGACATTGAAGGCACCACCAGCGACATCCGTTTTGTTCACACCGTGTTGTTCCCTTATGCCCGTGAACGACTGGCCGACACGGTGCGGCAGCAGGGTAGCGATCCTGAGATCGCGCAGGCGCTGGATGCGTTGCGTCAGGAACTGGGTCAGCCCGATGCGGATAATGATGCACTGATTACCGCGCTGAATCAGTTTATGGATGAAGATCGTAAATCCACCGCGCTGAAACAGCTGCAAGGCATTATCTGGCGTGCGGGCTACCGTAACGGCGATTTTCAGGGGCATCTGTACCCCGAAGTGGCCGCGCAACTCGCCGCATGGCAGCAGCAGGGCCTGCGCCTGTATGTGTATTCATCAGGGTCGGTAGAAGCGCAGCAGTTGCTGTTCGGCTACAGCAATGCGGGTGACCTGCGTCCGCTGTTCAGCGACTATTTTGATACTCGCGTCGGTGCGAAGCGGGAGACCGATTCTTATCGCACGATTGCGCAAGCCATCGGGCTACCTGCTGCGCAACTGTTATTTCTGTCGGACATTCGTCAGGAGCTGGATGCCGCGCAGGAGGCCGGCTGGCACACCTGTCAGCTTATCCGTGATGATGCGGATAGCGTAAGCCGTCACCGTCAGGTGGCACGTTTTGACCAGATCGACTTACCGGAGTACGCCCAATGAGTGGATTAACCATTTTTAGCGACAGCGATGCAAGCCAGCCGATTTGGCAAAGTCAGGATGCCGAGGCGATTCAGAAGCAGCTGAATGAGATCGGTGTACGTTTTGAACGCTGGGAAGCCAGCCAGAAGCTGAGCGACGCGCCGTCGTCTGAAGAAGTGCTGGCGGCCTACCAGCATGAAATCGATAAGCTGGTAGAAGAAAAAGGCTATCAGAGCTGGGACGTTATCAGCATGCGTTCTGATAATCCGCAGCGCGCGGAGTTACGCACCAAATTTTTATCCGAGCATGTCCACCATGAAGACGAAGTGCGCTTTTTCGTGGAAGGCGCGGGGCTGTTCTGCCTGCACCTGAACGGCAAGATTTACCAGATTCTGTGTGAGAAGAACGATCTGCTATCCGTACCCGCAGGCACGGCGCACTGGTTTGATATGGGACCGGAGCCGCACTTCACCGCCATCCGCCTGTTTGATAATCCGGAAGGGTGGATAGCGCATTTCACCGGCGATAAGATCGCGGATGCGTATCCGAAGTTGGAGCGATAGCTTGTAGGGTTTTATGCCCTTATTCCACGGACGAAAATGGTTTATCAATAGTCTAAGAACAGGGTAGATGCTCTGTTCTTAGATGATGATTGAGTCTTTTAGTTAGTTATCTAATTTATTCTTAATGATATTATTTTAATATTAATCAATGGACTTGCTTCGTTTTAGTCCTTTTTTTGTGCTATTGGCTCTGCGAACATCTTGTTATTCTTTACGCGTATTTTTTTAAAAGGAATAGCGTCAAGGATGCCACATGGAACGTTTTCATCACTCTTCACACCGTTTCAACCCCGCGACCTTCTTGTTTCCCACGACGTGAACATACCGAATCGCTGCTCGATTTAAATGCTCTGCGCTTTTCACCTGCGTGGCGTTTTTGCTCATATGGCGTTTAGCCAGAATGGCGTGCATGCGGTAGCCGTGGCGGCAGAGCAACAATAACAATAAGGAGAAAGCCGATGGCAAACAGTACAGGATTACAGTTCACCGTAAAGGTCGGTGCCCTGGAAGCAGGCACTTTCGCGGTGGTGGATTTCAGGCTGGATGAAGGGCTGAACCGGCCTTTCAGTCTGTCGCTGAGTCTGGCGAGCGCGTTGCCGGATGTCGATTTCGGCGCGGTGCTGGACCAGCCGTGCGAGCTGATGATTTGGTATGAAGGCGAACTGAAACGTCGGGTCAGCGGGATTATCAGCGGCTTCACGCAGGGCGACACCGGATTCCGGCGCACACGCTATCAGGCGGAAGTTCGTCCAGCACTGTGGCGGCTAGGGTTGCGTACCAACGCCCGCATCTTTCAGGCCCAAAAGCCGGAGGCGATTATCGGTGCACTGCTGGAAGAAGCGGGCATTACCGACTACGCCTTTGCACTGCGTAACGAGCACGCAGTGCGCGAATATTGCGTGCAGTATCGGGAAAGCGATTTAGCCTTTATCACCCGTCTGGCTGCCGAGGAGGGAATGTACTTCTTCCACGAATACGAAGAGGGCAAACACCGAGTGGTGTTTGCCGACGATGCGGGTGCACTGACCAAAGGCCCTGAGCTGTTCTTCAATCTGGCGACACATGGGCTGAGTGAAGGCGAATATGTCCGGCGCTTCCACTACGCGGAGCGGGTAAGCACATCGGATGTCGAGCTGAAAGACTACAGCTTCAAAACACCGGCTTACGGGCTGTCGCACAAGAAGATAAGCGGCGAACTAGAACACCAGCGCGAAAGCTATCAGCATTACGACTATCCGGGCCGCTATAAGCAAGACCCGAGCGGCAAGGCGTTCAGCGGCTACCGGCTGGATGCGCTGCGCTCAGGGGCGGTGACGAGCGAAGGGGAATCCAACTGCGCGGGGCTGATGCCGGGCAACACGTTTACGCTGACGGAACACCCGAATGCGGCGCTGAACGCAGTGTGGCAGACAGTGAGCGTCACGCACGTCGGGCAACAGCCGCAGGCGCTGGAAGAGGAAAGCGGCGGCGAACCGACGACCATGAGCAACAGTTTTACTGTGGTGAAAGGCACGACGACGTGGCGTGCCGCCATGCCCTACAAACCGAGGGTGGACGGCCCGCAAATCGCCACCGTCGTCGGTCCAACGGGGGAAGAGATCTACTGCGACCAGTATGGTCGGGTAAAACTGCAATTCCCGTGGGACCGCTACGGGGCGAGTAACGACCAGAGTTCCTGCTGGGTGCGCGTCAGTCAGGGCTGGGCGGGCGGCCAGTACGGAATGATTGCCATCCCGCGCATCGGGCATGAAGTGATTGTTAGCTTCCTTGAAGGCGACCCCGACCAGCCGATTGTGACTGGGCGAACCTTTCATGCGACTAATCCGTCCCCCTATCCGCTGCCTGCTAACAAGACGCGTACCGTACTGCGTACGAAGACGCATCAAGGTGAAGGATTTAACGAGCTGCGCTTTGAGGATCAGGCCGGTCAGGAAGAGATTTATATTCACGGGCAGAAAGATCTCAAGGCGCTCGTTGAGAATGACGTGGTCTGGCATATCAAACATGATGCCCACACGGAGATTGATAATGAGCGAGTCACCCGCGTTAAAGCCAACGATCACCTGACGGTGGAGAACGAGAAACGTGACCACGTGAAAGGAGGCCTCTCGCTGACCGTTGATGCGTCGATGCATCAGAAACTGGGGCAAGCGTTACTGATTGAGGCGGGTGAGGAAGTGCATGTAAAAGCGGGGGCTAAGGTGGTTCTTGAAGCGGGCGCGGAGCTGACGCTGAAAGTCGGGGGAAGCTTCGTGAAGATCGATCCCAGTGGCGTGACGCTGGTCGGCCCCGGCATCAAGATGAATTCAGGTGGCAGCCCGGGTTGTGGCTCTGGTTGGGCAGGTCAACTGCCCTCATTACCGGGAACGGTTGAGGTGATTGCGCTGCCCCAACTGCCCAAAATACCGCCTCTTGAAAAACCGGTCTGTATTCCCTGTCTACTGCGTGCCATGGCGCAGGGCGATGCATTGATACAGGGAGAATAAGATGCTACCTGAAACTATCTGGCACCGGGGTGCCTGTATCGCCCTGCTGGAAGGGGCGAACCTCACCGCTGAACAGCGCGAACAGTTGAGCAAAAATCCGTTTTTACCGCTCTATTTTCATG
This region includes:
- a CDS encoding type VI secretion system tip protein VgrG; the protein is MANSTGLQFTVKVGALEAGTFAVVDFRLDEGLNRPFSLSLSLASALPDVDFGAVLDQPCELMIWYEGELKRRVSGIISGFTQGDTGFRRTRYQAEVRPALWRLGLRTNARIFQAQKPEAIIGALLEEAGITDYAFALRNEHAVREYCVQYRESDLAFITRLAAEEGMYFFHEYEEGKHRVVFADDAGALTKGPELFFNLATHGLSEGEYVRRFHYAERVSTSDVELKDYSFKTPAYGLSHKKISGELEHQRESYQHYDYPGRYKQDPSGKAFSGYRLDALRSGAVTSEGESNCAGLMPGNTFTLTEHPNAALNAVWQTVSVTHVGQQPQALEEESGGEPTTMSNSFTVVKGTTTWRAAMPYKPRVDGPQIATVVGPTGEEIYCDQYGRVKLQFPWDRYGASNDQSSCWVRVSQGWAGGQYGMIAIPRIGHEVIVSFLEGDPDQPIVTGRTFHATNPSPYPLPANKTRTVLRTKTHQGEGFNELRFEDQAGQEEIYIHGQKDLKALVENDVVWHIKHDAHTEIDNERVTRVKANDHLTVENEKRDHVKGGLSLTVDASMHQKLGQALLIEAGEEVHVKAGAKVVLEAGAELTLKVGGSFVKIDPSGVTLVGPGIKMNSGGSPGCGSGWAGQLPSLPGTVEVIALPQLPKIPPLEKPVCIPCLLRAMAQGDALIQGE
- the mtnC gene encoding acireductone synthase, which codes for MINAIVTDIEGTTSDIRFVHTVLFPYARERLADTVRQQGSDPEIAQALDALRQELGQPDADNDALITALNQFMDEDRKSTALKQLQGIIWRAGYRNGDFQGHLYPEVAAQLAAWQQQGLRLYVYSSGSVEAQQLLFGYSNAGDLRPLFSDYFDTRVGAKRETDSYRTIAQAIGLPAAQLLFLSDIRQELDAAQEAGWHTCQLIRDDADSVSRHRQVARFDQIDLPEYAQ
- a CDS encoding acireductone dioxygenase — translated: MSGLTIFSDSDASQPIWQSQDAEAIQKQLNEIGVRFERWEASQKLSDAPSSEEVLAAYQHEIDKLVEEKGYQSWDVISMRSDNPQRAELRTKFLSEHVHHEDEVRFFVEGAGLFCLHLNGKIYQILCEKNDLLSVPAGTAHWFDMGPEPHFTAIRLFDNPEGWIAHFTGDKIADAYPKLER
- a CDS encoding methylthioribulose 1-phosphate dehydratase gives rise to the protein MTENQQLTALLAACHWIGEKGWCPATGGNMSVRLDEAQCLITESGKDKGSLQAEDFLLVEIATNHVPSGRTPSAETGLHTLLYRREPTIGAVLHTHSVNATVLSRVEKGAELVLHGYEMQKSLAGQSTHLDRVAIPIFDNDQDIPALAQRVTEYASHTSLRYGFLVRGHGLYCWGATVKEARRHLEGLEFLFQCELQRRLLEAKA